One window of Oryza brachyantha chromosome 12, ObraRS2, whole genome shotgun sequence genomic DNA carries:
- the LOC102700105 gene encoding single myb histone 6, whose translation MGAPKQKWTAEEESALKAGIAKHGAGKWRTILKDPDFSNVLRYRSNVDLKDKWRNMNVTVNASGARDRVKAPVVKKPRSAPKHEGHSTSTAINAVTSDGDDDIAEAAPLGTFSSSKRSLSRLDNIIVEAVRSLNEPTGSYKTAIANYIEEQYWPPADFDHVLSSKLNDLTASGKLIKVNRKYRIAPSSSLSEGRSTKVVLLEDIQKEPTKFDREDVPILTKSQVDAELARMRSMTAEEAAAAAARAVAEAEAIMAEAEAAVREAEAAEADAVAAQAFAEAAMATFKNRSSAKLIIRA comes from the exons ATGGGTGCCCCGAAGCAGAAATGGACCGCGGAGGAGGAGTCCGCTCTCAAAGCTGGAATCGCAAAGCACGGGGCGGGGAAATGGCGCACGATACTGAAAGACCCAGACTTCAGCAATGTCCTGCGCTACCGCTCGAACGTTGACCTCAAG GACAAATGGCGGAACATGAATGTAACCGTGAACGCGTCTGGTGCCCGTGACAGGGTGAAAGCACCCGTTGTTAAGAAGCCAAGATCTGCTCCTAAGCATGAAGGCCACTCTACCTCTACTGCTATCAACGCAGTAACTTCTGATGGTGACGATGATATTGCTGAGGCTGCGCCTCTTGGAACTTTTAGTTCATCCAAGAGATCCCTTTCGAG GCTAGATAATATCATAGTAGAGGCAGTAAGGAGCTTGAATGAGCCTACAGGGTCATACAAGACAGCCATAGCTAATTACATAGAG GAACAATACTGGCCTCCTGCTGATTTTGATCATGTCCTGTCTTCAAAACTGAATGATCTGACAGCATCTGGGAAATTGATAAAG GTGAATCGGAAGTACAGAATAGCTCCTAGTTCATCTTTATCAGAAGGACGAAGCACCAAAGTAGTGCTGCTTGAAGATATACAAAAAGAGCCAACAAAGTTTGATAGGGAAGATGTACCGATCCTCACTAAATCTCAAGTTGATGCTGAATTAGCTCGGATGAGATCCATGACTGCAGAAgaggctgcagctgctgctgctcgtgcAGTTGCCGAGGCAGAGGCTATCATGGCTGAAGCTGAAGCAGCAGTAAGAGAAGCAGAGGCTGCAGAAGCTGATGCAGTAGCTGCACAAGCCTTTGCAGAGGCAGCAATGGCGACATTCAAAAACAGAAGTTCAGCAAAATTG ATCATTCGAGCTTGA
- the LOC102715999 gene encoding nucleolar and coiled-body phosphoprotein 1, whose product MLFVPRQVALAAAAPMAKEEPTKEKKSKGKAKSKAAAPDAKRAAVVAAVAAFLDSGGFPRTLAALQSEAGLEADSWRSSPVSLEELVSGFLDSSNSAPGAGTDGSIDQERTSGGVACDAGKKKKKKSGDAEVSEAVNNAAEPSAAEKPSEDVDAETKEKKQKKKKSKKQENDDDVQARLEKAESAIINKFEVMETSKEDSKNALVDIAPVEKGKKKKKEKSTSETSDKIDKGATAAGANATSDAVETEKDSNEKKSKKKLKKSKENVQVVENKEVVGNNSGMEIEQGENGMPPRDNGVVGKKRKLEEVEGSNPPSKEDNTANQKLSNGSSDDDTKPNKRQKKSSEPKTVNAFQRVKLENVKFADERLQDNSYWAKGGADSGYGAKAQEVLGQVRGRGFRHEKTKKKRGTYRGGQIDLQTHSIKFNDSDDE is encoded by the exons ATGCTCTTCGTCCCGCGCCAagtcgccctcgccgccgccgccccgatgGCCAAGGAGGAGCCGacgaaggagaagaagagcaaGGGCAAGGCCAAGAGCAAGGCCGCTGCCCCCGACGCGAAGAGGGCCGCCGtggtggccgccgtcgccgccttcctcgACTCCGGCGGCTTCCCCCGCACGCTCGCCGCCCTCCAGTCCGAGGCCGGCCTCGAG GCGGATTCTTGGCgttcgtcgccggtgagcctggAAGAGCTGGTTTCCGGATTCTTGGACTCGAG CAATTCTGCGCCGGGAGCAGGCACCGATGGGAGTATCGACCAAG AGAGAACTTCTGGGGGTGTTGCGTGTGATGCtggcaagaagaagaaaaagaagagcgGTGACGCAGAAGTGAGTGAAGCTGTGAACAATGCAGCTGAGCCATCTGCCGCTGAAAAGCCCAGCGAAGATGTCGATGCTGAGACTAAAGAGaagaaacagaagaaaaagaaaagcaagaaacaagaaaatgatgatgatgtacAAGCTAGGCTGGAAAAGGCAGAATCGGCTATAATCAACAAATTTGAGGTCATGGAGACATCTAAGGAGGATAGCAAGAATGCCTTGGTTGATATTGCTCCTGTGGAAAAAggcaagaaaaagaagaaagaaaaatcaacttcGGAGACATCAGATAAGATTGACAAAGGAGCTACAGCTGCTGGTGCCAATGCAACGAGTGATGCTGTAGAGACGGAGAAAGATAGcaatgaaaagaaaagtaaaaagaaGCTAAAGAAGTCCAAGGAAAATGTTCAGGTGGTTGAAAACAAAGAAGTTGTAGGGAACAACAGTGGAATGGAGATTGAACAAGGGGAAAATGGAATGCCTCCTAGAGATAATGGGGTTGTTGGCAAAAAGCGCAAACTTGAAGAAGTTGAGGGAAGCAACCCCCCTTCTAAAGAAGACAACACAGCTAATCAGAAGCTCAGCAATGGTTCTTCAGACGATGATACCAAACCCAATAAAAGGCAGAAAAAATCATCTGAA CCTAAAACTGTGAATGCATTTCAACGGGTGAAGCTGGAGAATGTTAAATTTGCTGATGAAAGGCTTCAGGATAATTCATATTGGGCTAAG GGTGGTGCAGACTCTGGGTATGGTGCAAAGGCACAAGAGGTTCTTGGTCAAGTGAGAGGAAG GGGCTTTAGGCATGAGAAGACCAAAAAGAAGCGTGGGACCTACAGGGGCGGGCAAATTGATTTACAAACCCACTCGATTAAGTTCAACGATTCGGATGATGAGTGA